CAAAAGAAATTAGCAACTTCACACATCCACAAACAAAGTGCGTGGCAACATGGAAGATTTGTGTATTTTTGGGTGTCCATCAGTGGCCAGGATTTAAAATATTAACATATTCTAACAATACATCAGTGCACCTATCACGAGTTATTCACTGAAGCATTTCTTTATTGACCATTGCCTTGCGTACCTTTGAAGTACTGCAGCACCATCTCCATGGCACACTTCCTGTCTGCATCCCAGCGGATgcgagggttagggttagggctaaCCTGGGTGAAATGGACCAAAAATCAAATGTCGGTATTTTTCAGCTAAATAGCGATACATGATATATATCTCTGTATTTTTACAGAGCCACATGTGAGATATAACAAGCACTTTTACTAAAACAGACTGTgatctaaaataaaatacaaagacagggtttcctttCCTGTTTGTAAATATACAGCTGTAacaaatgtaaatgaaaaatgatGCAAAATAAATAGCCTGTATAGTGGTacatggtttatcagtgaagtgaactacactgcagactggattctctactgACATAGTGACGGCTGACTCATTATGAACGGGTCCTGCACGGGTTGAATGCGCTTCGGCGGTCAGCAGCGTTAAAAAAACGTCTCatgtatgtaatgtctgtatcgtcactgcgctgcatttttatgaactatgattATCTGACATCTCTCGTCCGGGTCCAGCAGGCGCCGTCTCACACACTTTTACTCATAGCTAACTGAAGTTAGTTGCATCCAGTTATACAGTCCGTGTTTATCGCCGTGGCGGCCGCCACAACAGAACGTTTAACATTATAAGCGGAAACACTGGTAAAAATACAGGTTTTCCGCTCATGCTTAACATTACATAGGTACAGCTGtgttaataaaaaatgtaactgaAGACAATGTCAGCTGTGTGGACCGGCGCTGCTGCAGGAGAGCCTGTGAGTGTGcggggaggtggggggggggcagcgcggagtgtgtgtctgattgAATTATCAGTTGAGTTTCCTTTATACGCTATAGTTTTTGATCAATATAGATGAATGTGTGGAGACAATGTGTTTTTTAGTTTAACTAAAAGCGGCACCTTACAGGAGTAGCACTCTGAATTTCGTTGTACGTTTTTAATGAGGCAATGGTAATAAAGGCATGTCTTCTCTTTTACAGCAAAGTGTTTGTTTAAGACAACATTAAACAATGAGGGATGTGAGACTGTTGGCTTTTATTGTTGAGTTTAAAGCTGTTGTAGCTACTCAGAAAAAACACCACCCCTAAAAACTATTGTTTTCATAATGGTACCATATTCTAGGTGTACTATTGGCAGCAGCCAGACTAAAGGCCTTTCAAAAGGTTGACATTTGGCCGCCATAACTTTACTTGGACATTTTTAGGTGCCAAAATATCCTCCGATTTCTGCCAAAAAGAATTGTACGAGATGTGACTGAGGTGAGACATTGCGTCTGACTGAGGGTAAATGTACAAGTATAAATGTACAAGTGTAAATAAGTAACCAAAGTATGTGGGTACACAGTGTACCTTGCAGCATACAGTCGTATAGGCCTTCCCGTCTTTCCTCCCGATGCCTCCCAGATGGATGGTCACCTTACTGCTGCTGTGGAGACCCGCCGGCCGCCTCCAGTGGACACCTGACAGGGAAACACAACTCATGTTCCATGGCAACCAAAAGCCCCACAACACCCACCACTGACTAGCTAGATGTAGGGCTTATTTCCAAACAGTTAGCCTGCCACCAGTTACGGGCGGTTTGTTTGTTATAAACTATTTATTAACCGTTGTACTGCCCAAACgctaaatgttgttttgtttttagtcgTGCTGAGACATTTTGTCCTACCATCAGCACCGTACTGTATATCCTGCGTCACATGACCACCAGCATTTCCTGTTACACTTCCATGTTTTTCGCCTCAAACACAAACCGTAATGTAAACTACAACCACAACGGACGGAATAGTCACTGTCGTGTGATCTGTCGCACATAGAAAGTTTAGTGTAACGTCGTGTCGCGTCGCTACAGCTGGCGGAGGTGCTGGTCCGGGGCAACATGGCCAACTGTGTGGCTTTCCAGAGCAAGCTAACCTCCATCATGGAGATGCTAGCTAAAGCTGCCGTGGTGGAAATCAGCCAGCTGTGGGAGGACGGCTTCGCCCTCGTACAGGTCGAGCTCCGccggagagagagcgagattgAAGCCCTGAACAGAAAGTTAATGATGATGGAAAACGAGCGGTTAGCGGTGCTGTCTCAGGCTCAGACTAACGTTACCAATCCGTCTTCATCATCTTCCTCCAAGAGAGAGCAGCAGACCCAGTTGCTGCCGCCCACTGGTGATGGTAAGGATGACTACTGACTACATAATAGACTACATAATAACCAATACCTTGTTATGTTTTAATTAATGAAAAtcttgaacctgcactttcatatggctctttgtagctttgcttatttaaagctagtGTACTTGCACTACTACTTGTTGTCAGGAGTTTGAAttttcagggttgaaagcacttaattgtaagtcgctttggataaaagcgtcagctaaatgacatgtaatgtaatgtaatgtaaatgcttttgtcccgattcgattctttgaCGATACgtggatttgtattgcgattttcatttattgcaattctagaagtattgcgattcgatagtattgagtgttgtgattttcttttccttctttatcaAAAGCAAAAgctgaataatacacttctagagacaatataagagacatttctaaaaactaattgttttctaagaagaatgcacatcacatgtcagtcagtcagacagacatttatttcatttgtaaagaagaacataacatggactTTCTGCTTTTACTCTGTTTTGCTAGAAACGTATGTAGTCGCtggtaccgtataaacagaattaatttaggtgaatcattggtaaaaatatgtatatatcgATTCTAGGGGgaaaaaatctattttaaaaaCCGTCGCAAAAAAACCCAAGATACATAcgatttttgatttatttttacagtaaaggcaatgagtctgtgttaccttatttgacagaaatctgttGTGGGTTCTCTTCTGTTGTTCTGTGATTGTGAGGAAAGGTAGGGGGGTATTGTGTGAGGTTTATTAGATTGTCATTGAAGCATTGGATGAGATAATGTATGATTATGCTTCTATGTAGGTTAACtaatgtttattgtgtgtttatgcgcGATGTGTCTCCGTTTTGTTTCTCTCGAATGCCCAAGATGAATTTCTCCTATAGAggacaataaaggcttatcttatctctTATCTTATAGGCATTTGCCTGTTATTtgtaaatataaacaaaaatgttgataaTGCTTAAGTCAAACCCCAATCAACAAAactgctttaaaaaataatactcaTATTTACATAcgccaaaaattcctctatgcaggaaaaaccctgaccTATGGTTCGTAATGCATGaaataattttttgtttttaaatgcaccTGCTCTGTTGTTTCAGGGCCGATTATAGATTCAGTCCAGACACTGTCTTCTgatcagagcatcagagagaaggcGGACacctcagccaatcacagaaCGCCACCGCCATCCCAGACAGAAGAGAAACAGTGCGAGCAGCTCAAATCCGGCGCGTGTGAAAGCGACGGCAGAGACGGCAgagacgacgacgacgacgacgaagACTTGATAGTCAAGCTAGAGGACGAGGACGACGTCCAGATCGTGGAGCAGACGGTGGACTCCGATCACAGCGTCAGCGACGGAGCGGGACACCACGAGATGGAAGTAAACCTCCAGCCCGCCGAGGTTATGGAAGAACAAGAGAGCCAGCAGTGGTCGTCGGTTTCGGTGGGAGACAGCGACACTGCCGATGACTCAGACTGCTTTTTCGAGCCGAAGCAGCTGTCCCAAAATCTGGACTCCGAAATCCTGCTCATTCAGAATGCTTTGGACATTTTTGATCATTCGGCAGAGACGGCGTACTCTGACAGGTTTGCGAGGGACAATGGACAAGGTGCGTCAAGTAAATCAAGAGCTCCTGTGACTTTTAGCCAAGCTCAGCCAAGTCAGCCCATAGAAGCAAATAATCACCTCGAGAGAGGAGTGTCCATCAGATTCCTCGCAGAGAAACAACCCCAAACTAAAAACGCGTCGGCTTTTAACCCGGACAGCAGATTCTTTCTTTTAAACGACCCCGAGCTGCATAAAACGATAGCGAGTCGCCGCATCAAGGAGAAATGGTTCATCTGCCCGTTCTGCGGCAAGAGCTTCGATCGCGTCAGCCACCTGGAGATCCACCAGCGAATCCACACCGGAGAGAAACCGTACACGTGCGATACGTGTGGCAAGTGTTTTTCTCAGAGGAGCAACCTTCGCACTCACCAGCGGACTCACAAAGAGGCTCTATCCCAAAATGCAGTTTGATTCAATAGGTTTTGAATTTTGAGTGAGAAAAGCTCATTCATGTCtagattaaaggtgctctaagcgatgtcacgcgttttttaggcttaaacatttttttgtcacatacagcaaacgtCTCCTCACtgtccgctagctgcctgtcccctgaacacactgtaaaaaaacgcggtctctgtagacagcccaggttccacaaacggcaacaaaaacaatctgcgccaacctgcaccatgaaacataacaaacagagttccagtgttccagccaataaccgacaagaaggatttgggggtgggggttggggggttagtgcgcggaagggaggggacgggatgaggagtagggaggggcgagctagcctccgttttgtttgacaatacttcgaacgtcaacaaaaagtgacatcacccaacatcgctcagagcacctttaactaaCAAATTTCTCTTAGTATTTTGATATTACTGAGAAGTAATGTAGCTGACTGTTTTACTGTgcacttcttttttcttttggacAAACTATAACTTTGACGTAGCTTGGACTGTATTAACTAATTTTGGCACTTACGTACTGTTTTTAAACCCAGCCAGTTAagagatttataaaaaaaaaaaaaaaaatgtagggaCATAGCTGGATATAGACTTCTATAGGTTATACACAAGGTCACAAATTGCAAAAGCAAACCTCTTCATCTACgatctagggctgcacgatatgtgGAAAGTATATATTTGTcgaatattgcgataacgatattatttgcgataaacagatattaaagtgctcatattaggctcattttcaggttcataattgtatttagaggttgtaccagaataggtttatgtggtttaattttcaaaaaacaccatatttttgttgtactgcacattgctgcagctcctcttttcaccctgtgtgttgagctctcgttttagctacagagtgaggcatctcacttctgttccatctttgttgggagtcgcacatgcgcagtagctaggtaaggactactagccagtcagaagcagagtatgaggttgtgccacgctagcagctaggcgagcattataacgtgtgttacaaagtgacgcacgttcatcacagaagtaaaggctggactacaatagagctgtttggagcggtttgtgaacagtgttttctgttggagatggtaagtccctttggggtggactttgggctttttcactttgtaaacctataaggtgcacaaaaagatatataacacaataaaggaaaggggaaaagccaaaaagcataatatgagcactttaaagtgtactcagttctgctgctttcagtattctgctgaaacacaacaaattgcttgttaaaTTTAAAACTAACAAAAGGAATTTTCTTCCAATGTTAATTTATTACACAAATTAAACGTTGAATTGAGTATAAAAggcaccacaaaaaaaaagacttacaTTTCAAAGTGccgttttctactgatattttctttcaactaacacaaaatctctgagtgtctttcgcgatgtgtcgcagcctttcgcgatgtgtgccagttgatatcgcgataaaaaaacgatatattgtgtgGCTCTACTACGATCACTGTAGCCCCTCCGAAATCCCTTAGCATTACATTTTCCCATACATTGTCCATTATCAGACTCACAGTGAAAATCAAGCAAGTAGATGAGAATGGACTCACTCTAGACAATGGCATCATGTAACAGTTGCCATGACATAATGAGTTCCTGAAGTGTTGTCTTTGTAATACTGTTGCAATGGAAAGTTGGGTCACATGTCATTATTGTAAATTGTGAGACTTTGGCAATATCTTTCCTTCTGTAAAGGAAAGTCATAAGTATCTAAGGCCAACAAAGAcatagcattctgggaaatgtaggtcCTCTTGTAGGTagtctaaaggctctgacacaccaacccgatgaccgactgtcggcagaaaaggcagtcggactggtaagtctccccgagttggtcaaaaaagggcctcggaacacaccgaagctacgcggacttgagcgtacgttctgcgcgtgcgcaagacgtaatacgtctccataacagcaggcggcgctaatctgtattgtcgcccaaaaaatgaaaaccggcagctgattggacgaacgcgtcacgtgggtctggcttctcccaaatttcaaagccagaccataatggcggctcgttcggaatacgatctcgtattttacgaaaatattTCACCGAAATGTatttatg
This Sander lucioperca isolate FBNREF2018 chromosome 9, SLUC_FBN_1.2, whole genome shotgun sequence DNA region includes the following protein-coding sequences:
- the LOC116048853 gene encoding sal-like protein 4, which codes for MANCVAFQSKLTSIMEMLAKAAVVEISQLWEDGFALVQVELRRRESEIEALNRKLMMMENERLAVLSQAQTNVTNPSSSSSSKREQQTQLLPPTGDGPIIDSVQTLSSDQSIREKADTSANHRTPPPSQTEEKQCEQLKSGACESDGRDGRDDDDDDEDLIVKLEDEDDVQIVEQTVDSDHSVSDGAGHHEMEVNLQPAEVMEEQESQQWSSVSVGDSDTADDSDCFFEPKQLSQNLDSEILLIQNALDIFDHSAETAYSDRFARDNGQGASSKSRAPVTFSQAQPSQPIEANNHLERGVSIRFLAEKQPQTKNASAFNPDSRFFLLNDPELHKTIASRRIKEKWFICPFCGKSFDRVSHLEIHQRIHTGEKPYTCDTCGKCFSQRSNLRTHQRTHKEALSQNAV